Proteins encoded by one window of Blautia argi:
- a CDS encoding rhomboid family intramembrane serine protease — protein sequence MEQSNRHGQPPSQGTANEIRQFLRTRKRVPVNTGLILINILVFLAVELTGSALDTSHMLHWGAAYVPDILQQKEYYRLITAMFLHFGIQHLCNNMLVLLFLGDCLERNVGKIKYFLIYFLGGVGANCLSVWLELQNGEYFVSAGASGAVFAVIGALIYVVIVNRGRIENFTTRQLILMAGLSLYFGVTSTGVDNAAHFGGFLCGFLLGLLLYRKPVRKSFQ from the coding sequence ATGGAGCAAAGTAATAGGCATGGACAGCCGCCCTCTCAGGGAACTGCAAATGAAATCCGGCAGTTTTTAAGAACCAGAAAAAGAGTTCCGGTAAATACTGGACTGATTTTGATAAATATCCTGGTGTTTTTGGCAGTAGAACTGACAGGTTCCGCACTGGATACCAGCCATATGCTACACTGGGGTGCGGCTTATGTGCCGGATATCCTGCAGCAAAAGGAATATTATCGACTGATAACAGCAATGTTTCTACATTTCGGAATACAGCATTTATGTAATAATATGTTGGTGCTTCTTTTTCTGGGTGATTGTCTGGAACGCAATGTAGGAAAAATAAAGTATTTTTTGATTTATTTTCTGGGAGGAGTGGGCGCTAACTGTCTTTCTGTATGGCTGGAACTGCAAAATGGAGAATATTTTGTTTCAGCGGGTGCATCGGGAGCAGTATTTGCAGTTATTGGCGCTTTAATTTATGTAGTCATTGTCAACAGAGGAAGAATTGAAAACTTTACTACCCGGCAGTTAATTCTTATGGCAGGTCTGAGCCTTTATTTTGGTGTGACCAGTACAGGTGTGGATAATGCAGCACACTTTGGCGGCTTTCTTTGTGGGTTTTTGCTGGGGTTGCTGTTGTATCGAAAGCCAGTAAGAAAGAGCTTTCAATAA
- a CDS encoding sensor histidine kinase has product MSSRNITPDYKTLYQELQAQHQFTLSQISHEIRNPVALINSFLQLLENHHPEISQDYCWDKIIENMDFLKALLNEFSAFNNSGRLHMQKLELAPLFHEIIASVTPACQKQNISISLTTDSSIPPIYADKTKLQQLILNLLRNSMEAMDSKGSIVCSLTADHDMVHISVKDTGEGIPDDYRSTLFEPFITHKQEGTGLGLAICKRIVIAHGGTISYTSAPNKGTEFKILLPIA; this is encoded by the coding sequence ACAAAACATTGTATCAAGAGCTTCAAGCGCAGCACCAGTTTACTTTATCTCAAATATCTCATGAAATCAGAAATCCTGTTGCATTAATCAACAGTTTTTTGCAGCTCTTAGAAAATCATCACCCGGAAATCTCTCAGGATTACTGTTGGGATAAAATCATAGAAAATATGGACTTTTTAAAAGCTCTGCTAAATGAATTTTCTGCCTTTAATAATTCCGGAAGGCTTCACATGCAGAAATTAGAACTTGCACCACTCTTTCACGAAATCATTGCTTCTGTTACTCCGGCTTGCCAAAAGCAGAACATTTCCATTTCCCTGACAACAGATTCCTCCATTCCTCCCATATATGCAGATAAGACAAAACTCCAACAACTCATATTAAATCTGCTCAGAAATTCTATGGAAGCCATGGATTCAAAAGGCTCTATTGTATGCTCTTTAACAGCAGATCATGACATGGTACATATTTCTGTCAAAGACACCGGGGAAGGCATTCCTGACGATTACCGCAGCACACTTTTCGAGCCTTTTATTACACATAAACAGGAAGGAACAGGACTTGGCCTGGCAATCTGCAAACGCATTGTCATTGCACATGGAGGCACTATCTCTTATACATCTGCTCCCAACAAAGGGACAGAATTTAAAATCCTGCTTCCGATTGCCTGA